A genomic region of Deltaproteobacteria bacterium contains the following coding sequences:
- a CDS encoding 30S ribosomal protein S18 yields the protein MERERRGNFRENRDRDEGGFAPRKKACRFCVDKELKIDYKDGKAMKHYLSERDKISPRRFTGLCAFHQRELTIAVKRARILGLIPFTASQRQTF from the coding sequence ATGGAAAGAGAACGCAGAGGAAATTTCAGAGAAAACCGGGATCGTGACGAAGGCGGGTTCGCCCCGCGCAAAAAAGCGTGCCGTTTTTGTGTCGATAAGGAATTGAAGATTGATTACAAAGATGGAAAGGCGATGAAACATTATCTCTCAGAGAGAGACAAAATTTCTCCCCGCCGTTTCACGGGACTTTGCGCGTTTCATCAGCGCGAGTTGACGATTGCAGTGAAAAGGGCCCGTATTTTGGGACTGATTCCTTTCACAGCGAGCCAACGACAAACATTTTAG
- a CDS encoding replicative DNA helicase, whose amino-acid sequence MVHSKLPPQNLDAERAVLGGMLIDNEAIHRVIELLRPEDFYRDAHCKIYQAILSLYQANEPSDLVTVTNALKLANHLDSIGGASYLSSLVDQVPTSAHVGHYSKIIREKAVLRQLIDGATEIASRGYEEEGGIDEFLDKAESIIFDIATRRIQQGFVPMKEVVKAGFKAIEQSYERKESVTGVPSGYTDLDRLTSGLQPSDLLIVAGRPSSGKTAFSLNIMEHAACDSKIPCGIFSLEMSKEQLVQRLLCARAEVDSYKMRGGFLSESDWPKLTRAAGILSEAPIYIDDSAALTILEMRAKARRLKKEHGLGLLVVDYLQLVRAHIRSDSREREISEISRGLKALAKELHVPVIALSQLNRGVENRNDKRPMLSDLRESGCVTGDTLITNAKTGETFSIKELAERDHQSPLPVFAVDENYRVRPFNLVKAFSSGRKKVFLLKTRSGRKIKASANHPFLRIDGWQRLDNLQPGDAIALPRKMPPLQSQKNLSDNELILLAHLLGDGCILPHQPFHYTSADWENIETVQKAAKALFDIEGRVVMQKNWWHLYLPSPYPLARNTRHPITNWFQKLGIAPVHSWEKRVPRQLFQAPSEDVALFLRHLWATDGNFSWKCLHGRKKAGASYFYSANSSSLLRDPAKLGLDYASSSEMLAFQVQHLLLVVGIHSSLREVPSAKGYRMMYHVSVEGAKEQLDFCERVGIAGCRRTLVPELVAALREIEQNTNVDVIPAQAWKTVIAPAKEGAGMRWREFSQ is encoded by the coding sequence ATGGTCCATTCAAAACTCCCTCCCCAGAACCTTGACGCCGAGCGCGCGGTGCTTGGTGGGATGCTGATCGACAACGAAGCGATACACCGTGTCATCGAACTTTTAAGACCCGAAGATTTTTACCGCGATGCCCATTGCAAAATTTATCAGGCAATTTTAAGTCTTTACCAAGCCAACGAACCTTCCGATTTGGTGACGGTCACCAACGCCCTCAAATTGGCCAACCATCTGGATTCCATCGGCGGGGCGAGTTATCTTTCCAGTCTTGTGGATCAGGTCCCCACGTCTGCGCATGTGGGACACTATTCCAAAATTATTCGTGAGAAGGCGGTCTTGAGACAATTGATTGACGGCGCCACCGAAATTGCGTCACGCGGTTACGAAGAAGAGGGCGGCATTGACGAATTTTTGGACAAAGCCGAATCAATTATTTTCGACATTGCCACGCGCCGCATCCAGCAAGGTTTTGTACCGATGAAAGAAGTGGTGAAGGCGGGCTTCAAAGCCATTGAACAATCGTACGAAAGAAAAGAATCGGTAACGGGAGTTCCCTCCGGTTACACAGATTTGGATCGTCTCACGTCGGGTCTTCAACCTTCCGATTTGCTCATTGTCGCGGGACGGCCCAGCTCCGGCAAAACCGCTTTTTCGCTCAACATCATGGAACATGCCGCGTGTGATTCAAAAATCCCCTGCGGTATTTTTTCTCTTGAAATGTCGAAGGAACAATTGGTGCAACGTTTGCTTTGCGCGCGTGCCGAAGTGGATTCGTACAAAATGCGCGGAGGTTTTTTATCAGAGAGTGACTGGCCCAAATTAACCCGGGCCGCCGGCATTTTATCGGAGGCACCGATTTATATCGATGACAGCGCCGCCTTGACAATTCTTGAAATGCGGGCCAAGGCGAGGCGTTTGAAAAAAGAACACGGGTTGGGACTTTTGGTCGTGGATTATCTTCAACTCGTAAGGGCCCATATTCGCTCGGACAGCCGTGAACGCGAAATTTCCGAAATTTCGAGAGGTCTGAAAGCGCTCGCCAAAGAATTGCATGTGCCCGTGATTGCACTGTCACAACTCAACCGCGGCGTTGAAAACAGAAACGACAAAAGACCCATGCTGTCGGATTTGCGTGAAAGTGGTTGTGTGACAGGCGATACGCTTATCACCAATGCAAAAACGGGGGAGACCTTTTCCATCAAAGAGCTTGCTGAAAGAGATCATCAATCTCCCTTGCCCGTTTTTGCCGTAGATGAAAATTATCGTGTGCGTCCTTTTAATCTTGTGAAGGCATTTTCCTCGGGAAGAAAAAAAGTGTTTCTTTTGAAGACACGCAGTGGTCGAAAAATAAAGGCGTCTGCAAATCATCCTTTTTTGCGAATAGATGGCTGGCAGAGACTGGACAATCTTCAGCCCGGAGATGCGATTGCGCTTCCGCGAAAAATGCCCCCTCTACAGTCGCAAAAAAATCTTTCAGATAATGAGCTGATCCTTCTTGCACATCTGCTGGGAGACGGATGCATTCTCCCCCATCAACCCTTCCATTACACAAGTGCCGATTGGGAAAACATTGAAACTGTACAGAAAGCCGCAAAAGCCCTGTTTGATATTGAAGGGCGCGTTGTGATGCAGAAAAATTGGTGGCATCTTTATCTTCCAAGTCCTTATCCTCTCGCGCGGAATACACGTCATCCTATTACGAACTGGTTTCAGAAACTTGGAATTGCGCCCGTTCATTCTTGGGAAAAACGCGTTCCGCGTCAGCTCTTTCAGGCGCCGTCGGAAGATGTGGCGCTTTTCTTAAGACATTTATGGGCTACGGACGGCAATTTTAGTTGGAAATGTTTACATGGACGAAAAAAGGCTGGTGCCAGTTATTTTTACTCCGCAAACTCTTCGAGTTTGCTTCGCGACCCAGCAAAGCTGGGTCTTGACTACGCCTCAAGCAGTGAAATGCTTGCGTTTCAAGTTCAGCACTTGTTGTTGGTAGTGGGTATTCATTCTTCTCTTAGAGAAGTGCCTTCCGCAAAAGGATACCGAATGATGTACCATGTGTCCGTGGAAGGCGCCAAAGAACAATTGGATTTTTGTGAACGTGTTGGTATCGCCGGTTGCCGAAGAACTCTCGTGCC
- a CDS encoding 50S ribosomal protein L9, with product MQVILKESIKSLGGAGDVVNVKDGFARNFLFPQGKAVHANPANLKELEHHKKVISIKQSKLKKEAEVLAEKVVGLSITIRKEAGEEDKLFGSVTTKDIADALRAENFLIDKKLIHLKDPIRQLGVTEVPVRLHPEVTATLKVWVVKA from the coding sequence ATGCAGGTTATCTTAAAAGAAAGTATCAAAAGTCTTGGAGGAGCAGGGGATGTTGTGAATGTCAAAGACGGTTTTGCCAGAAATTTTTTGTTTCCCCAAGGCAAAGCGGTCCATGCGAATCCCGCCAATTTGAAAGAGTTGGAACATCACAAAAAAGTCATTTCTATAAAACAGTCCAAATTGAAAAAAGAAGCGGAAGTGTTGGCGGAAAAAGTTGTGGGTTTGTCGATCACCATTCGTAAAGAAGCGGGTGAAGAAGATAAACTGTTTGGATCGGTTACCACAAAAGATATTGCCGACGCCCTTCGCGCCGAAAATTTTCTGATCGACAAGAAACTCATTCATCTTAAAGATCCAATTCGTCAGTTAGGTGTGACAGAAGTTCCAGTTCGTTTGCACCCCGAAGTAACGGCAACATTGAAAGTGTGGGTTGTAAAGGCTTAA
- a CDS encoding DUF2232 domain-containing protein, translating to MTLSSKQVLPVLWCALLSTAFYFSGFFVLFTPLPVLYLSLRRNKLQWAISFALTLALVFSVSQLIFSEPVPLNAIYYLFIGSLLSLGVWKRWSLARWGAYVGLSATVAVILTGFICQYLGGYDVPGFLQRIVQESQTVLDQVTASQVAKGDKAEVVAMVEQMKKNLEFLPRLIPSLVFSFSLFVMIFNLSFLKVIYRLSKHLIKAGDFKRLEISSVCVWGVIVAAVCYFLDFYVFKVTWLTWVALNLILVAGMVYFIQGVSIMVFFLKRYSPLFRFGIYGLVVLFFQMVGLVVVGLGLADTWFDFRRLHQQKQTTDHGQ from the coding sequence ATGACATTAAGCTCCAAACAAGTTTTGCCTGTTTTGTGGTGTGCCTTGCTCAGTACGGCTTTTTATTTTAGCGGCTTCTTTGTCTTGTTCACGCCGCTTCCCGTTTTATATTTGAGTTTGCGCCGCAACAAATTGCAATGGGCTATTAGTTTTGCTCTTACCTTGGCACTGGTGTTTTCTGTTTCCCAATTAATTTTTTCCGAACCCGTTCCCCTCAATGCCATTTATTATTTGTTCATCGGCTCTTTGCTCAGTCTTGGTGTCTGGAAACGCTGGTCTTTGGCACGTTGGGGGGCGTATGTGGGTTTGTCCGCCACTGTGGCCGTAATCCTAACCGGATTTATTTGCCAATATCTGGGCGGCTACGATGTCCCGGGATTTTTACAGCGGATCGTGCAGGAATCCCAGACTGTGTTGGACCAAGTCACTGCTTCGCAGGTAGCGAAAGGGGATAAAGCCGAGGTTGTTGCCATGGTTGAACAAATGAAAAAAAATCTGGAATTTCTGCCCCGTTTGATTCCAAGTCTTGTTTTCTCCTTTAGCCTTTTTGTCATGATTTTTAATTTGAGTTTTTTAAAAGTGATCTATCGTCTATCCAAACACCTGATAAAAGCGGGTGATTTCAAGCGCCTTGAAATTTCGAGCGTTTGTGTTTGGGGGGTTATTGTGGCGGCGGTCTGTTATTTCCTCGATTTTTACGTCTTTAAAGTGACTTGGCTGACATGGGTTGCTCTCAATCTGATCCTTGTCGCGGGTATGGTTTACTTTATTCAAGGGGTTAGCATTATGGTTTTTTTTCTGAAGCGCTATTCCCCCTTGTTTCGTTTTGGAATTTATGGTCTGGTCGTCCTGTTTTTTCAGATGGTGGGGCTGGTTGTTGTGGGATTGGGGCTGGCCGACACCTGGTTTGATTTTAGAAGGTTACATCAACAAAAACAGACTACGGACCATGGACAATAA